Proteins from a genomic interval of Arvicola amphibius chromosome 10, mArvAmp1.2, whole genome shotgun sequence:
- the Znf394 gene encoding zinc finger protein 394: MAAGAGVAAPPLGAGLCTVKVEEDSPGSQKPSGPGGWQNPETSRKQFRQLRYQEVAGPEEALSRLWELCRRWLRPELRSKEQILELLVLEQFLTILPQELQACVRDLCPESGEEAAALVRTLQRALDRASPQGHVTFKDVADFLTWEEWEQLAAARKSFCRESTKDRDGTVLPGLETRASSTDWIPKQESLKEAESQAWVQEVSQGKVPLFTKCADTVEDWEEKLPKDTVLLQLQRSPEEQGCTAIPHLISVSKEGVSESNEFGNSASFGLGQHIQTAKSLSATGAYGSDHKQSFHVKCRTAKAHNSVDSSLGLHEDKPYKCDSCEKRFRQRSDLFKHQRTHTGEKPYQCQACGKSFSQSAALVKHQRTHTGEKPYACPECGECFRQSSHLSRHQRTHASEKYCKCEECGEVFHVSSLCRHQRLHKGERPYKCEDCQKSFKQRSDLFKHQRIHTGEKPYVCFVCGKSFSQSATLIKHQRTHTGEKPYKCLQCGERFRQSTHLVRHQRIHRATVS, translated from the exons ATGGCTGCGGGTGCCGGGGTCGCCGCGCCACCGCTCGGTGCCGGGCTTTGTACGGTGAAAGTGGAGGAGGACTCACCCGGAAGTCAGAAGCCCTCCGGACCCGGGGGTTGGCAGAACCCCGAAACTTCTCGAAAACAGTTCAGACAGTTGCGCTACCAGGAAGTGGCGGGCCCGGAAGAGGCGCTGAGCCGACTCTGGGAGCTCTGTCGGCGGTGGCTGAGGCCGGAGCTGCGCTCCAAGGAGCAGATCCTGGAGCtgctggtgctggagcagttcCTCACCATCCTGCCGCAGGAGCTCCAGGCCTGCGTGCGGGACCTCTGCCCTGAGAGCGGGGAGGAGGCTGCGGCGTTGGTGCGGACTCTACAAAGAGCACTGGACCGAGCCTCCCCACAG GGCCATGTGACTTTCAAGGATGTGGCCGACTTCCTGACCTGGGAAGAGTGGGAGCAGTTGGCTGCAGCTCGGAAGAGTTTCTGCAGAGAGAGCACGAAGGACCGTGACGGCACAGTTCTGCCTG GTTTGGAAACCAGAGCTTCAAGCACAGACTGGATTCCAAAGCAAGAAAGTTTAAAGGAAGCAGAATCACAGGCATGGGTGCAAGAAGTGTCCCAGGGAAAGGTCCCACTATTTACCAAATGTGCTGATACCGTTGAGGACTGGGAAGAAAAACTGCCAAAAGACACTGTATTGTTGCAGCTCCAGCGTTCTCCTGAAGAGCAAGGATGCACTGCCATCCCTCATCTCATTAGTGTGTCCAAGGAAGGAGTTTCTGAGAGTAATGAATTTGGGAACAGTGCCAGCTTTGGCCTTGGTCAGCACATCCAGACAGCTAAGAGTCTCAGTGCCACTGGTGCATATGGGAGTGACCACAAACAAAGCTTCCATGTGAAATGCCGTACAGCAAAAGCTCACAACTCTGTTGACAGTAGTTTGGGGCTCCATGAGGACAAACCCTACAAATGTGACAGCTGTGAGAAGAGGTTCAGACAGCGCTCAGACCTTTTTAAACACCAGAGGACCCACACAGGTGAGAAGCCCTATCAGTGCCAAGCATGTGGGAAAAGCTTCAGCCAGAGTGCTGCCCTTGTTAAACACCAGCGGACACACACAGGTGAGAAGCCGTATGCCTGCCCAGAGTGCGGGGAATGCTTCAGACAGAGCTCGCACCTCAGTCGGCATCAGAGGACCCACGCCAGCGAGAAGTACTGTAAATGTGAGGAGTGCGGGGAGGTCTTTCATGTCTCTAGCCTTTGTAGACATCAGAGACTCCATAAAGGGGAGAGACCATACAAGTGTGAGGACTGCCAGAAGAGCTTCAAACAGCGCTCAGACCTCTTTAAGCATCAGAGAATCCACAcgggagagaaaccctatgtgtgttttgtctgtgggAAAAGCTTCAGTCAGAGTGCAACCCTCATTAAACACCAGAGAACTCACACGGGAGAAAAACCTTATAAATGTCTTCAGTGTGGTGAAAGATTTAGACAGAGTACACATCTTGTCCGACACCAGAGAATCCACCGAGCCACAGTCTCCTAG